The Myxococcus xanthus genome contains the following window.
CGTGCGCGCGGTGGAGCTGCTGGCTCCGCGTGGCGCCGAAGACATCATCGAGCCGATGCGCGCGTTCATCACCGACAAGGACCTGGAGCGGCTCTACCCTCCAGCCTTCCTGGTGCCGCTGCGCATCCGCGCCGCGCGGGCCCTGGCGTCACTGGGCTCGCGGCGCCTGCTGACCTTCTTCGCCACCGTGCTGCTGCCGCACGAGCTGGGCGACCTCCAGGAGCAGGGCGGCCGCGGGCTCGCCACCGCCGCTCGCCGGGGCGACGAAGGCTTCCTGCTGGACGCGCTGGGCCACGCCAACGTGGCGGTGCGCTCCTGGGCCGCGGACGGCCTGTCCCGCCTGGGTGACGTGCGCGCCCTGCCGGTGCTCACCGGCAACCTGCGCCACGACCACCTCCCCATCCGGCTGGGCGCCATCCTCTCCTTCGCGGCCCTGGGCCCGGAGGGTGACGGCGGCCTGCTGCACGGCCTGGAGGACCGCGCCCGCGAGGTGCAGGAGATGGTGTTCGCCATCGTCCTCGCCCGTGATTTGCGCGCCAGCCGCCGGGGCGAGCCGCCCGACCTGCTCACCAGCGCCCTCTCCAGTGGAAGGCCGGAGGTCCGCTACGCCGCCGCCCGCGCGCTGGAGCTGCGCACGGAGCCGGACTCGGCGCGCGCCCAGTTGGTGGAAGCCCTGCTGCCGCCTCGGCCGGAGAAGGTGGCCGACATGAAGGACTGGCCGGCCGAAGAGGAGCGCGTGAAGTACGTCGTCGGGCTCGCCGAGGCCCTGTCCAGCCTCCAGCCCGAGCAGCGCTACGCGGCGGCCCAGGTGCTGCTGCTGCGCGACAAGCCGCTGGAGTACTTCCGCCACGCCAAGAAGGTGGCGCGGCCGAGCACGCTGGATGCGCCCTGGAAGCCGGAGACGGCACCCACCAGTTCGCCTGTGCAGGCCGCACCCGCGAAGAACTGGCTGCGGCGCATCTTCTCCGCCGTGAAGACGGACGCCCCCGCCGCCTCACCCGAGGCCTCCGCCCAGGCCGAGCGGCAGCACCTGCGCCGGCTGGCCTTCGGTGCCTACGTCGGCCTGCTGCGGCAGGTGTCCACGGGCGACGATGAGAGCCACCGCGTGCGTCGCGACGCGGTGGACCGCGTGGTGAAGCTCACGCTGGAGGGCTTCGCCGGCACGCCCGCCGCCGTGGCCGCCCTGCTGCGCGCCCTGGAGGACCCTCACCAACTGGTGCGCAAGGCCGCGCTGGCCGGGCTGAAGGAGCTCTTCCCCGCCGGGAGCGATGAGCCGCTGGCGCTGGCCCTGGCCTCGCTGGCGCCGGACGTGGCGCGCGCGGCGCTGGATGAACTGGCCACGCGGGGTGACGCCGCGAAGCCGCGCATCACCGCCGCACTGAACTCGCCGCTGACGGACGTGCGCCGCTACGCCTTCGAGCTGCTGGAGAAGCTCAGCCCGCCCGGCAGCCTGGAGCCGCTGCTGGCCGCGCTGAGCAGCGAGCACGCCGACCTGCGCGTGGGCGTCATCGAGCGGCTGGCGGGCGCCAACGACTCGCGCGTCACCGAGGCGCTGGGACGCGCCATGGCCAGCGAGCACGAGGACCTGCGCCTGCGCGCCTCGGAGCTGCTGGCGTGGCGTGGCGATGACCGCGCGGTGGAGGTGCTCGCCACGTTCCTGCGCGCGGAGAACGCGAGCGCCGCGAAGCGCGCCACGGAGGCCCTGGCCCGGCTGGCCACGCCCGCCTCGGTGGCCGCGCTGGCCGCCCGGCTGCCCGCGGCCCAGGATTACCATGAGCGCAAGCGGCTGGTGACGGCCCTGGGCAACACGCGCCGGCCCGAGGCGCTGGAGGTGCTGGCCCGCCAGTGCCAGACGGACGCAGAGGGCGTCATCCGCAGCGAGTGTGTCACCGCGGCCATGACGGTGGCCGGCAGCGACGTGAAGAAGCGCGACGTGAAGCTGGCCGTGTCGTTCCTGCGGCAGGCCGTGAAGAGCTTCGACGTCGCCGTGCGGCTGGAGGCCCTGCGGCACCTGGAGCACGGCGCGGAGGCCGGCCAGTCGGAGCTGCTGGTCAGCCTCTTCACGGACCGCTTCCCCACCGTGAGCGGCGCGGCCGTGGAGGCCTACGCGAAGCGCGTCATCGAGCACGGCGCCCCGGCGGAGCCGCTGGAGGCGGTGCTGCGCGGCGGCTCGCGCGACCTGATGCTGCCGGCCGCGGAAGGCGTGGCCTTCAAGGGCGGCGCCAGCGCGCTGCGGCCCCTGATGCTGTACGCCCGCGCGGGCGAGGACGGCCAGCGCGAGCGGGCCCTGCTGGCCCTGGGCACGCTGGGTGACGCGCGCGCCCTGGCCGAGCTGGAGACGGTGGCCGCGGGCGGCACGGCGGAAGCGCCCGTGGAGCCGAGCATGGTGTCGGCCGCCATCGAGGGCCTGGGCCGGCTCGCCGCGAAGCTGCCGGACGGCGAGGAGCGCCGCCGCGTCGAGGAGAAGGTGGAGGCCGCCGCGGTGGAGGGCGCCACACTGGTGTTGCAGCAGGCCGGCGTGAAGGGCCTGCGCGCCATCGGCGGGGAGCGCGCCCGGGTGAAAATCGAGGCGCTGCTCGGCGATACGAGCACGGCGCTGCTGGTGCAGCTCACCGCGGCCCAGGAGCTGGGGAAGCTCAAGGACACCGCGGCGGAGACGGCCCTGGCCGCCGCGCTGGACGCGCCCCAGCAGGAGCTGCGCAAGGAGGCGCGCAAGGCGCTCGACGTGCTGTTCCCCACCGAGCGCACGCGGGTGGAGTTCCACGCGGTGGCCAGCCGCTACCCGGACATCTCCGCGCCCGCCGCGGCCTACCTCGCCAACGAAGGCGACCCGGCGCTGCTGGTGCCCCGGCTGGCCACGCTAGACAACGTGACGCTGCGGCTGCGCCTGCGGCGCGGGCTCGCACGCCGGGGCGCCCTGCCCCTGCCGGAAGTGGTGGCGCTGCTGGGCCACGACAAGCCGGAGGCCCGCGAGGAGGCCGCGCTGCTGGTGGGCACCTGGACGGGAGAGGCCCGCGAGCCCGGCACGGTGGACCTGGCCGCGCTGTCCCGCGCGCTGGTGACGGCCGAGCGCCGCACGGCCACGGACTGGACCTCCGCCGCGCCGTCCAGGCGCGCCGTGCTGGAAGGCGCCTGGGAGCGGCTGCTGTGGGCGGGCTCCCGTCTGGGCGCCGCGGGCATGGCCGACTCCGCGCGCACCCTCCTCCAGGGTGGCGAGACGGCGGCTCCGGGCACCGTGCGCCAGGAGGCCGCGCGCGCCCTGGGCCGGCTGGGCACGCCGGGGGGCACGCTGACGCTCACCGGACAGGCCCCGGCGGCCGTGCTGACGAACGAGAAGGAGCGAGCCGCCGCGGCGGACACGCTGCGCAAGTCGCTGGTGGACCCGGACGCGCGGGTGCGGGCGGCGGCGGCGGATGCGCTGGCGAAGCTCGCCCCCGAGCGCGCCACTGCCTGGGCACTGGAAGTGAAGCCCTTCGACGCGGTGGCCTTCGGTCCCATGGGGGCCCGGACGTCACGGGAGCTGCTGGCCACCTCCGAGGGTCGCCGGCTGTCGGTGCCGACGCTGCTGGGGGCTCACGCGCTGGAGCCCCTGAAGTCCCTGGCCACCGACGCGAAGCCGGAGACGCGGCAGGACGCGTGGGCCGCGCTGGGCCGCCTGGGCGGAGACGACGCGGCGAAGCTGCTGCACGAGGCCGCCTTCGACAAGTCGCAAACCGAGGAGCTGCGCAAGGCCGCCTGGCGCGCCCACAAACGTGCACGCCGGGCCGCTGAGCGCGCCCGGAACCGGAAGGAAGGGAACCCGTCGTGACGACCGCCACCCGACACCCCGTCGAGCTGCGCTACGCCACCGCGAGCGACGTCGAGTCCGGCGCGGACGACTCCCGCGTCCGCCTGGCCCTGGAGGGCTCGCGCGGCACCGTGGGCGTGAGCGGCCGCGTCACCGACGCCGCCCTCTTCCGCGACGCGCTGGCCGCCACCTTCGGCATCCTCGCCAGCGACTTGCGCTACCGGGGCAAGGACCGCACCGCGTACCTCGCCTACCTGATGAAGCAGGGCAAGCGGGCAAGCGCGCTCATCTGGGAGGCGCAGAAGGCGTTCCTGGACAACGCGCTGGACGGCGAGAAGAAGCAGGACGCGGTGCTGGACCCCGTGCTCACGGTGGATCCAGACAGCGTGTCCCTGGAGGTCTTCTCCCGCGACGAGAGCGCCTACGCCCGGCTGTCCTTCGACAACCGCCTCTTCGAGGGCCGCGAGGCCGCGCACGGCTCCACCTTCCTGGACGTGCCGCCGGAGCTGCCCGCCCGCGTGGACCGGCTGCGCACCTACGTGCCCGTCTCCCTGGAGGCGCACGTCGCGCTGGCCACGCCGGCCTCGCAGCCGCCCCGCGCCCCGCGCAACGTGGAGGTGCCCCACGCCTGGCTGCGCGGCTTCCTCCAGGTGCAGTCCGCCGCCACGCTGCCCGCGAGCACCTGCGAGCTGGCGCCCATCGACCTCTACAACCTCCTCTTCGCCCTGCGCGCTCGCAAGGCGAAGAAGGCCCCCCGCGCGCTGCGCTTCGAGCTGGTGCCCGGCGCCCCGCCCCGGCTGGTGCTGGAGCCGTGGGAGCTGGTGCTGGAGTGCCACGGCGGCACGTACAACGGCACCGCGCCCGCGGTGGTGCGCACCTTCGGCCGTCAGCGCCTGGCCGCGCTCGCGCGCCTGCTGCCCCACGCGAAGTCGGTGCGGGTGCAGCTCATGGGCCCCGGCCTGCCGGTGTTCTGGGTCATCGACATGGGCGCGGCCACGCTCACGCTGGGCCTCACGGGCTGGACGGAGAGCGGCTGGTCCTCCGCCGCGGCCTTCGACGTGCTGATGCCCCGCGCGGTGCCGGACGGATTGGCGGAGCAGCTTCGCAACCGACTGCGGACCGAAGGTCCCCTGCCCTTCGACACGCTCGCCGCCAATGCCGGCGCGCCCAAGGAGTCCGTGCGCGCGGCGCTCCAACTGGAGTGCCTGCGCGGACGCATCCTCTTCGACGTGGCGCGCGGCCAGTACCGTCCGCGCGAGCTGATGCCCACGCCGGTGGACGCCGCCGTCATCCGCTACGGCAACGAGCTGGAAGCACGGGCGCACCGCCTGCTGGGCGGCGACGGCGCTCCGGGCGCGGGCGAGGTGAAGCTGACCAAGGTGCACGACGTGGTGGGAGAGGGCATCCGCATCCACGGCGAGGTGGTGGACCGCGAGGCCCTGCGCAGCTTCTTCCCCAGCTTCACGTTGGATTTGGAAGGCCGCGTGAAGGACGCCAGCTGCGGGTGTCCGCACCACCGGCGCTCCGGCCTGAGGGAAGGCCCCTGCGAGCACCTGCTGGCGTTGCGGCTGGCCTACGCGCGCCGCCGCGCGGAGGAAGAGGCGCTGCGGCAGACGCCCGAGGGCCGCAAGCTCATCCGCGCGGAGACGCGCTCCTACGTGCGGCGCGACGCGGAGAGCGGCCTGGAGACGGTGTACCGGGTTTCCCTGGATGGTCAGGTGGTGGCGGTGGAGTGGGGCCCGCGCACGGGCTCGCCGCGTCACCAGCGGCTCTGGTTCGACTCGGATGCGGAAGCGCGCGGAGCGTACTTCGCGCGCCTGGAGAAGTTGGCGGCTGACGGCTACATCGACGCGGCCTCGGCATTGGTGTAAACCCTTCAACCACGGCTCGGCCGCCACGCGCGGCCGGCAGGACAGGTGCGACGAAGAGACGACGACGTGCGCTTCACGCGCGAGCAGCCGAGAGAGGTCCGGAGTGCATCAGCCTGAGCGCCTCGAGCGCGGGAGCGGCGTTGCGCCGCTCCGGTTGGAATGCAGGACACTCTCCGCAAGGTAGCCTGTTCTTGGCTCTCTCCCTCCTAGGCACTACGGCCAGGGTGGGTAGCGGAGCCAACGACGCGACCGCCGTTTACCCACCCCGGCCGTAGTGCCTAGGAGGGGAGAGCCGGTGAGGCTACCGTGCCCCAGGTAAGATGGTGGTGCTTTCCCGGCCTCCCTCGACTGCTCGCGCCATGTCCCGTCTTCCATCGCCGCGCCCGCCCAAGGTGCAGACATGACCGCCAGGCTGGACCCGTTCGTCCCCGCAGCTTCGCCGCAGGCCGTGCCCACGCCCGAGCTCACCGCTCCGTCGTCAGACGCGGCCGCGAAGCGTGAAGCCCGCCGGCTCGCGCACGAAGCGTTGCTCGTCCGCGCGAAGGCCATCGACGAAGCGGGCGGCGCCGACGACTGGGTGCAGGCGCAGCTCGTCTCCAAGGGCCTCGCGGTGGAGGACCTGGACTTCTCCAGCGCCTCCGAGAAGGACAAGAAGGCCTGGAAGGAGAAGAAGAAGGCCGAGGCCACCGAGCGCCGCGCGCTGAAGCGTCAGGCGCACGAGGCGTGGAAGGCCACGCACGTGGGCCACCTGGGCGCGGGCGTGCACTGGGCGGAGGACCGCCTGGCCGACGCGTTCGACGTGCCCCACCGCGAGGAGCGCGCCCGGGCCAACGGCCTGACGGAGCTGGACTCGGCGGAGGCGCTGGCCAAGGCGCTGGGGCTGAGCGTGTCCAAGCTGCGCTGGTTCGCGTTCCACCGCGAGGTGGACACGGCCACGCACTACGTGAGCTGGACGATTCCGAAGCGGGACGGCAGCAAGCGCACGATTACGTCCCCCAAGCCTGAGCTGAAGGCAGCGCAGCGCTGGGTGCTGTCCAACGTCGTGGAGCGGCTGCCGGTGCACGGCGCGGCGCACGGCTTCGTGGCGGGACGCTCCATCCTCACCAACGCGCTGGCCCACCAGGGCGCGGACGTGGTGGTGAAGGTGGACCTCAAGGACTTCTTCCCCTCCGTCACCTGGCGCCGGGTGAAGGGCCTGTTGCGCAAGGGCGGCCTGCCGGAGGGCACGTCCACGCTGCTGTCGCTGCTCTCCACGGAAGCGCCGCGGGAGGCGGTGCAGTTCCGGGGCAAGCTGCTGCACGTGGCCAAGGGCCCGCGCGCGCTGCCCCAGGGCGCGCCCACGTCGCCGGGCATCACCAACGCGCTGTGCCTGAAGCTGGACAAGCGGCTGTCCGCGCTCGCGAAGCGGCTGGGCTTCACGTACACGCGCTACGCGGACGACCTGACCTTCTCGTGGACGAAGGCGAAGCAGCCCAAGCCGCGGCGGACGCAGCGTCCCCCGGTGGCGGTGCTGCTGTCTCGCGTGCAGGAAGTGGTGGAGGCGGAGGGCTTCCGCGTGCACCCGGACAAGACGCGCGTGGCGCGCAAGGGCACGCGGCAGCGGGTGACGGGGCTGGTCGTGAATGCGGCGGGCAAGGACGCGCCGGCGGCCCGAGTCCCGCGCGACGTGGTGCGCCAGCTCCGCGCCGCCATCCACAACCGGAAGAAGGGCAAGCCGGGCCGCGAGGGCGAGTCGCTGGAGCAGCTCAAGGGCATGGCCGCCTTCATCCACATGACGGACCCGGCCAAGGGCCGCGCCTTCCTGGCTCAGCTCACGGAGCTGGAGTCCACGGCGAGCGCGGCTCCGCAGGCGGAGTGACGCTCAGCGCGCGTCCGTCGCCGAGGTGCCGCGCGCCAGCAACGCGGCATTGAGGAAGTCCGTCAGCCGGCGCGGGTACGCCTCTGGCTCGGTGGCGCTGAAGTTCCCGTGCCCGGCGCCCTGGATGCGCCATGTCTGGGCATACTCGCGCACCTTGGCGAAGAGCTCGTCGGCGAGCGGCTGTCCTGACTCCTCCGTCCCCATGACGATGAGCAGCGGCCGGGGGCGGATGCGCTCCACCGCGTCGATGGTGCGCACCTCTTCCAGGGCGATGCCGCGCCGCCAGAAGGGCACCAGCGCCCCGGACTGCGACACGAAGCCAAAGCGGCGGAAGTCATACGCGGCGGCCAGCCACAGCGTGTTGAACGGGGACAGCAGCACCACCGCGCGCACCGCCGGGTCCTCCGCCGCCACCTCCGCCACGGCCGCGGAGCCAATCGAGAAGCCGAGCGCCCCTACCCGCTCCGGGTCCACGTCCGGCTGGGCGCGCACGAAGTCCAGCGCGGCCCGCACGTCCCGGCGCTCCAGGTCTCCCCAGGTGGAGAAACCACCCTCGCTTTCACCGTGGGCGCGCAGGTCGAAGAGCAGCACGCCATAGCCCGCGGCCCGCAGGATTCGCGCTTCGGGCAGCAGGTCCGCGCGCGTCTGGGACAGGCCGTGCGCCAGCACCACGGCGGCGCGGTTGCGGGACGGCA
Protein-coding sequences here:
- a CDS encoding HEAT repeat domain-containing protein, which produces MPVLAIGNIEKVRALAANARLLLVGGARASTASRLTAFEPGTNKVLWSTELPSAVNALALSGGQWAAAGADGTVRIGTLSDGQVQFQLNDVHPGGVTALASSADGTLLFSAGADGVVRAWDWESTRKMHEWKASTQPLRAVAVDPSGTYAAGAGDDGVVRVFTVATGAQRDMAGHEGAVRALAFTPRDGRLVSAGDDGKLRIWYLVGAVEFEVRGEKDTGHAGPVLALLFPPTPTAKPGEEEPGDRVWSSGSDGQVKVWRLDVRRKPRSLDAGGKPVQALAFVPPANPRLAKTSLGSVFTGGDDRRTHRFGLAADGSPAGDHDTSQHGIDLLTESLKAGRPRREAAVREAAALEETEALDFLFQVLSSEKDAEVRRLAVRELADKGRTAARPKLRERLDDSHPMVRKAALDALVALEPESPLSAPRAALGSQHPEVRVLGLELLAKLGGTSPLVPGLIAGQLADNQGAVGLAALDALTQVVPGDGAEPLRTAFERGPSQLKVEVLIRAVAGGLLGHAQLQALVARALDDADPGVRRTAFTVRVMERRALSHALESRDEDFGRGTKEVSRWLVQRARRAQGVAGNPPITDAELQSARDAMPAQGTTGAAITESDLEPLLAAMACRTPDTAVRGARGLAQLGDARALGALLQLSREPDAAIRRVAASSLQALQDARARERLVWMLDDENADVRAAALDAVVALDADASLASAEAALRSGHEDVRVRGLDRLVKLGAATPGAEPLLGDALEDESGKVRGEAFRTLWAWNEKAPEKALDRALAGRFPDLRHRAVEVLAQRAAEGWALERLKKAVEDRDTSVATAAYDAWVKHVGKEHAEAHLAALATTHAPLREHAAKGAIHAPIEPLRSPLLKRVQDEEVPVAVAALEALDKLVPNENGPLLAGLSAAPLPVRVRAVELLAPRGAEDIIEPMRAFITDKDLERLYPPAFLVPLRIRAARALASLGSRRLLTFFATVLLPHELGDLQEQGGRGLATAARRGDEGFLLDALGHANVAVRSWAADGLSRLGDVRALPVLTGNLRHDHLPIRLGAILSFAALGPEGDGGLLHGLEDRAREVQEMVFAIVLARDLRASRRGEPPDLLTSALSSGRPEVRYAAARALELRTEPDSARAQLVEALLPPRPEKVADMKDWPAEEERVKYVVGLAEALSSLQPEQRYAAAQVLLLRDKPLEYFRHAKKVARPSTLDAPWKPETAPTSSPVQAAPAKNWLRRIFSAVKTDAPAASPEASAQAERQHLRRLAFGAYVGLLRQVSTGDDESHRVRRDAVDRVVKLTLEGFAGTPAAVAALLRALEDPHQLVRKAALAGLKELFPAGSDEPLALALASLAPDVARAALDELATRGDAAKPRITAALNSPLTDVRRYAFELLEKLSPPGSLEPLLAALSSEHADLRVGVIERLAGANDSRVTEALGRAMASEHEDLRLRASELLAWRGDDRAVEVLATFLRAENASAAKRATEALARLATPASVAALAARLPAAQDYHERKRLVTALGNTRRPEALEVLARQCQTDAEGVIRSECVTAAMTVAGSDVKKRDVKLAVSFLRQAVKSFDVAVRLEALRHLEHGAEAGQSELLVSLFTDRFPTVSGAAVEAYAKRVIEHGAPAEPLEAVLRGGSRDLMLPAAEGVAFKGGASALRPLMLYARAGEDGQRERALLALGTLGDARALAELETVAAGGTAEAPVEPSMVSAAIEGLGRLAAKLPDGEERRRVEEKVEAAAVEGATLVLQQAGVKGLRAIGGERARVKIEALLGDTSTALLVQLTAAQELGKLKDTAAETALAAALDAPQQELRKEARKALDVLFPTERTRVEFHAVASRYPDISAPAAAYLANEGDPALLVPRLATLDNVTLRLRLRRGLARRGALPLPEVVALLGHDKPEAREEAALLVGTWTGEAREPGTVDLAALSRALVTAERRTATDWTSAAPSRRAVLEGAWERLLWAGSRLGAAGMADSARTLLQGGETAAPGTVRQEAARALGRLGTPGGTLTLTGQAPAAVLTNEKERAAAADTLRKSLVDPDARVRAAAADALAKLAPERATAWALEVKPFDAVAFGPMGARTSRELLATSEGRRLSVPTLLGAHALEPLKSLATDAKPETRQDAWAALGRLGGDDAAKLLHEAAFDKSQTEELRKAAWRAHKRARRAAERARNRKEGNPS
- a CDS encoding reverse transcriptase family protein, which encodes MTARLDPFVPAASPQAVPTPELTAPSSDAAAKREARRLAHEALLVRAKAIDEAGGADDWVQAQLVSKGLAVEDLDFSSASEKDKKAWKEKKKAEATERRALKRQAHEAWKATHVGHLGAGVHWAEDRLADAFDVPHREERARANGLTELDSAEALAKALGLSVSKLRWFAFHREVDTATHYVSWTIPKRDGSKRTITSPKPELKAAQRWVLSNVVERLPVHGAAHGFVAGRSILTNALAHQGADVVVKVDLKDFFPSVTWRRVKGLLRKGGLPEGTSTLLSLLSTEAPREAVQFRGKLLHVAKGPRALPQGAPTSPGITNALCLKLDKRLSALAKRLGFTYTRYADDLTFSWTKAKQPKPRRTQRPPVAVLLSRVQEVVEAEGFRVHPDKTRVARKGTRQRVTGLVVNAAGKDAPAARVPRDVVRQLRAAIHNRKKGKPGREGESLEQLKGMAAFIHMTDPAKGRAFLAQLTELESTASAAPQAE
- a CDS encoding alpha/beta hydrolase, with translation MKWRWLLGGALALGLLAALAVFGRALRHSEAYFHYPRPKAERPADFAEAKDVSLQTSDGLTLRGWYVPSRNRAAVVLAHGLSQTRADLLPEARILRAAGYGVLLFDLRAHGESEGGFSTWGDLERRDVRAALDFVRAQPDVDPERVGALGFSIGSAAVAEVAAEDPAVRAVVLLSPFNTLWLAAAYDFRRFGFVSQSGALVPFWRRGIALEEVRTIDAVERIRPRPLLIVMGTEESGQPLADELFAKVREYAQTWRIQGAGHGNFSATEPEAYPRRLTDFLNAALLARGTSATDAR